From Streptomyces cyaneogriseus subsp. noncyanogenus, the proteins below share one genomic window:
- the rplP gene encoding 50S ribosomal protein L16, producing MLIPRRVKHRKQHHPKRNGMSKGGTQVAFGEYGIQALTPAYVTNRQIEAARIAMTRHIKRGGKVWINIYPDRPLTKKPAETRMGSGKGSPEWWVANVKPGRVMFELSYPNEKIAREALTRAAHKLPMKCRIVKREAGEA from the coding sequence ATGCTGATCCCCCGTAGGGTCAAGCACCGCAAGCAGCACCACCCCAAGCGCAACGGCATGTCCAAGGGTGGCACGCAGGTTGCGTTCGGCGAGTACGGCATCCAGGCGCTGACCCCGGCGTACGTCACGAACCGCCAGATCGAGGCGGCTCGTATCGCCATGACCCGTCACATCAAGCGTGGCGGCAAGGTCTGGATCAACATCTACCCGGACCGTCCGCTGACGAAGAAGCCGGCCGAGACCCGCATGGGTTCCGGTAAGGGTTCTCCGGAGTGGTGGGTCGCCAACGTCAAGCCCGGACGCGTCATGTTCGAGCTGTCGTACCCCAACGAGAAGATCGCCCGTGAGGCGCTGACCCGTGCGGCCCACAAGCTGCCGATGAAGTGCCGGATCGTCAAGCGCGAGGCAGGTGAAGCGTGA
- the rpsQ gene encoding 30S ribosomal protein S17, with amino-acid sequence MSENNVTEQKTEARGFRKTREGYVVSDKMDKTVVVAVEDRVKHALYGKVIRRTNKLKAHDEQNAAGVGDRVLLMETRPLSATKRWRVVEILEKAK; translated from the coding sequence ATGAGCGAGAACAACGTGACTGAGCAGAAGACCGAAGCGCGCGGCTTCCGTAAGACCCGCGAGGGTTACGTCGTCAGCGACAAGATGGACAAGACCGTCGTCGTCGCCGTCGAGGACCGCGTCAAGCACGCGCTGTACGGCAAGGTCATCCGCCGTACGAACAAGCTCAAGGCGCACGACGAGCAGAACGCCGCGGGTGTCGGCGACCGCGTCCTCCTCATGGAGACCCGGCCGCTGTCCGCGACCAAGCGCTGGCGCGTCGTCGAGATCCTCGAGAAGGCCAAGTAA
- the rpmC gene encoding 50S ribosomal protein L29 yields the protein MSAGTKASELRELGNEELLNKLREAKEELFNLRFQAATGQLENHGRLKAVRKDIARIYTLMRERELGIEQVENA from the coding sequence ATGTCGGCCGGTACCAAGGCGTCCGAGCTGCGCGAGCTGGGCAACGAGGAGCTTCTGAACAAGCTCCGCGAGGCCAAGGAAGAGCTGTTCAACCTCCGCTTCCAGGCGGCGACGGGTCAGCTCGAGAACCACGGCCGTCTGAAGGCGGTCCGCAAGGACATCGCCCGGATCTACACCCTCATGCGTGAGCGTGAGCTCGGCATCGAGCAGGTGGAGAACGCCTGA